CATGATTTCATTTTCTTCCTTAACTTCCATTTTGATTTCGTTTGAAtcattttcatttgtttcattTACATCTTGTTCTGTGACATTTCTATTTCTACGAAGCAATGCAAGACTTGTTGCATTTACATCTACTTCTGTGGAATTTCCCTTATTTCTATGAAGCAATGCAGGATTTGTCGTTCCGTTTACATCTACTTCTGTGACAATTCTCTTATTTTTATGACCATTCATATCAACTTCTGTGGCATTTCCCTTATTTTTCTGAAGCAATGCAGTACTTGTAGCTCCGTCTACATCTACTTCTGTTGCAATTCCCTTATTTCTATGACCATTTATATCTTCTTCTGTGGCATTTCCATCTTTTGTGTGAATTGATAGAGGACTTGTAGTTCCATTTACATCCTTGTTTTCCAATTTGATCACTTTTGACTTATCATCATCACTGTTAGCAGTTTCTGtactatttcttttgttttttactaatattCTCTTTTTCTTAACACCTTTGCACTTCACTTTGAATACTTTTTCTAATGCTAAGACATCTTTCCGTTTTATTGTCCAGTCTACTATAGTGCTTTCTGCTagtttcataaaattatctGCTTCATTGTATTCAGGTATGTCTAAACCTAGAGCATTCATAACTTTCtctaaaatgtcatctacataataatttataactaaATCTGCTTTGTTGTcctgtaaattataaaatacgtagattaaaattaagaatacctATCTAAAACCCATTTACTTGAAGTCTTTTTTGACAGATTGCACGATATAACATCCCAATCATTATCATAGTTAGTAGCTTAAAAATGCCATAAATCGTATATAcaaggtgtcccgtaaataatggataaaacgcaaatggtagataggTCACCAGATCtttaattgaaaaaactgatttaagATCATCTtggggattttttcaaaactattcaaatcagttttagataattaggtggtgtatctaccgttttatccattaattacaggaCACCTTGTATAACAAAGAATTCCTTTTCACAGTTTCTAAATAGGTTGAGTTTTGGTCtggtaacataaaaatggaaccaacttcaaagacGCATTTCAGTCATtgtgattttaacacaaaagtgattatcataaaaattaaatgggaccaatctgaaagtatactctttcaaacaaaaaaaaaattacgaagttaacaaacattaaaaaaaaacacgcgtcgaattgaaacctcctccttttttttaagtcggttaaaaatttgaCTTACATGTTTAGTAGGCTGCAGGTTGCATATGACTAGTTTCCCTCCATACTTAACAGTTTCCAGTGGTAAGTTCCCACTCGGAATGATTTGTAGAGTTGTGCCCAAGCATATACTGAGATCAGCTAGGCTGAAAATACCAGTTAATTACTTTCTCTAgataaatctataataaaactgttactgatgaaaaaaaaatactctagaataatactaaaaatgtaattccagatttttcaaaaaacctAGGGGtacctaaagggttaaaaagtaaTTGAAGTTTTTTCTTATATAAATCGTTCACAATACAAGTtatctttttgtaaaatgattaatggactatttattaaatataaaacatttaaaattcaacAGGAGGGGaagaaataggggttgaaagtcgcgggcgtccgctagttttaattataaatcgGTCTGTTTATTTTGTGTGTAAGGGCTAACCTTCAAAACCACTAATCTGATATCGAAGAAACctttttataacaaaacaattgaaTTGACTTTAAAGGAGCATTACTCTaaaataccgaaaaataacattgtacctATATCCTTTCTATTGATTGGTTTGAAGGCACTGCTATGTgtgtttaagtttattttgttgtttttagtgTTTCCTACCGTAGTGACCGCAAACGCTA
This genomic interval from Bicyclus anynana chromosome 17, ilBicAnyn1.1, whole genome shotgun sequence contains the following:
- the LOC112046371 gene encoding NAD-dependent protein deacetylase Sirt6, which encodes MSCNYAEGLSPYEHKGVLGVPEKFDSIDKLNEKCRILTELIKTSKHVVIHTGAGISTSAGIPDFRGPNGVWTLEKKGKKPSINVSFADAKPTKTHMILKKLVDVNKVQYIISQNIDGLHLKSGLPRKYLAELHGNMFIDECNLCKRQFVRSCPVETVGKKCSGVPCAAGHGGGRPCRGRLYDGVLDWEHSLPESDLLMSELHSSLADLSICLGTTLQIIPSGNLPLETVKYGGKLVICNLQPTKHDNKADLVINYYVDDILEKVMNALGLDIPEYNEADNFMKLAESTIVDWTIKRKDVLALEKVFKVKCKGVKKKRILVKNKRNSTETANSDDDKSKVIKLENKDVNGTTSPLSIHTKDGNATEEDINGHRNKGIATEVDVDGATSTALLQKNKGNATEVDMNGHKNKRIVTEVDVNGTTNPALLHRNKGNSTEVDVNATSLALLRRNRNVTEQDVNETNENDSNEIKMEVKEENEIMSSADADAILIE